In Citrus sinensis cultivar Valencia sweet orange chromosome 2, DVS_A1.0, whole genome shotgun sequence, a single genomic region encodes these proteins:
- the LOC102608566 gene encoding LOW QUALITY PROTEIN: phospholipase A1-Igamma1, chloroplastic (The sequence of the model RefSeq protein was modified relative to this genomic sequence to represent the inferred CDS: deleted 1 base in 1 codon) translates to MDVSHFKKEKTRKNRRGVWKWKLKISVTWNAIKKAILGTLKPQHFRLSCAPSTKQVSNVDHVHQDHLTIKPHRQANTRKKASSDPTKSLARLLLVPYTASDFIDYGDHMTPTKSPKENISAMWKWQELHGLQNWDGLLDPLHPWLRREIIKYGEFVEATYDAFDFDPLSEFCGSSRYNRHKLFQELGLVDQGYEVTKYIYSMSHVDVPKWFERSRLACTWSKDSNWMGFVAVSNNKESQRIGRRDIVVSWRGTVAPTEWLTDLKAKLERFGSKNVKVQHGFLSIYKSKDKSTRYNKSSASEQVMQELDRLVNFFRGRGEMVSLTLTGHSLGGALALLNAYEAEISFSDVFINVISFGAPRVGNLAFKEKLNELGVKTLRVVNKQDIVPKLPGILFNKILHKFNPIMQRLNCVYRHVGTQLKLDKCRSPYLKDDTDFSGRHNLELYLGKNCSATVVPCYSCTQPLDLNGPHPSKWIQRLNATVVRYHSCTVAGSLNLHLLDGFLSRKAKFRRNARRGLALVNKSSDMLIEELKIPEFWYQLPYKGLVLNKCGRWVKPGREPEDIPSPFSSELSSHFATSMSTGN, encoded by the exons ATGGATGTGTCACATTTTAAAAAggagaaaacaagaaaaaacagAAGGGGGGTATGGAAATGGAAGTTGAAGATTAGTGTGACTTGGAATGCAATCAAGAAAGCAATTTTAGGCACACTGAAACCTCAACATTTCCGTCTAAGCTGTGCACCAAGCACCAAACAAGTCTCCAATGTTGATCACGTTCATCAAGACCATTTAACCATCAAGCCACATCGGCAAGCAAATACAAGGAAGAAGGCTTCTAGTGATCCCACCAAGTCATTGGCACGTCTCCTCCTTGTGCCATACACAGCTTCTGATTTTATCGACTATGGTGATCACATGACTCCAACGAAATCCCCAAAAGAAAACATATCAGCAATGTGG AAGTGGCAAGAGCTTCATGGTTTGCAAAACTGGGATGGTCTTCTTGATCCTCTACATCCTTGGCTTCGGCGAGAGATAATCAAGTATGGTGAATTTGTAGAAGCAACTTATGACGCCTTCGACTTTGATCCCTTATCGGAGTTTTGTGGAAGTAGCAGATACAATCGGCACAAGCTTTTCCAGGAATTAGGCCTTGTTGACCAGGGCTACGAGGTGACTAAGTACATTTATTCAATGTCACATGTTGACGTGCCTAAATGGTTTGAGAGATCACGGTTGGCGTGTACTTGGAGCAAAGATTCAAATTGGATGGGATTTGTAGCTGTGAGCAATAACAAAGAATCACAAAGAATTGGAAGAAGGGACATTGTTGTGTCGTGGCGAGGCACGGTGGCCCCTACCGAATGGCTCACAGACTTGAAGGCAAAACTTGAGCGTTTCGGAAGCAAAAATGTGAAAGTTCAACATGGGTTCCTTAGcatttacaaatcaaaagaTAAGAGCACGAGATATAACAAGTCAAGTGCGTCAGAGCAGGTCATGCAAGAATTGGACAGGCTGGTGAATTTTTTCAGAGGTAGAGGGGAAATGGTTAGCTTAACTCTCACCGGCCATAGCTTGGGAGGCGCATTGGCTCTACTCAATGCATATGAAGCTGAAATTTCGTTTTCTGATGTTTTTATAAATGTCATTTCTTTTGGGGCACCAAGAGTTGGCAACTTAGCTTTCAAGGAGAAGCTCAATGAGCTAGGTGTCAAGACACTTCGTGTAGTTAACAAACAAGATATAGTCCCAAAACTGCCTGGAATTCTCTTCAACAAGATTCTTCACAAGTTTAACCCGATTATGCAAAGGTTGAATTGTGTTTACAGGCACGTAGGGACACAACTGAAGCTTGACAAGTGCAGGTCACCATATTTGAAGGATGATACAGATTTTTCAGGGCGTCATAATTTGGAACTTTATCTTGGGAAAAACTGtagtgcaactgtggtaccgtgctaCAGTTGCACCCAACCGTTGGATCTCAATGGACCCCACCCATCCAAGTGGATCCAACGACTGAATGCAACTGTAGTACGGTACCATAGTTGCACCGTAGCCGGATCCCTTAATCTTCATCTTTTAGATGGATTCTTAAGCAGAAAAGCAAAGTTTCGACGGAATGCAAGAAGAGGTCTTGCTTTGGTGAATAAAAGTAGTGATATGCTGATAGAAGAGCTGAAGATCCCAGAATTTTGGTACCAATTGCCTTATAAAGGGCTTGTTTTGAACAAGTGTGGCAGATGGGTGAAACCTGGAAGAGAACCTGAAGACATTCCTTCTCCATTTAGCTCTGAATTGTCCAGTCATTTTGCTACTTCGATGAGTACCGGAAATTAG
- the LOC102628782 gene encoding CSC1-like protein ERD4, with product MDFDSFLTSLGTSFIIFVVLMCLFAWLSSKPGNTVVYYPNRILKGLDPWEGGSRTRNPFTWIKEAMSSSEQDVINMSGLDTAVYFVFMSTVLGIFALSGIILLPALLPVAATDDSIQAAGKNTTSIGTFNDLDKLSMGNITAKSSRLWAFLVATYWVSFVTYFLLWRGYKHVSELRADALMSPEVRPQQFAVLVRDLPDLPKRQSRKEQVDSYFKAIYPDTFYRSMVVTNNKEANKIYEELEGYKKKLARAEAVYAESKSAGKPEGTRPTIKTGFLGLLGKRVDAIEYYNEKIKEIIPKLEAEQKITLKEKQLGAALVFFTSRVAAASAAQSLHAQLVDTWTVSDAPESRELIWNNLNIKFFQRQIRQYVVYVIVALTIMFYMIPIGLISALTTLDNLKKILPFLKPVINITALKTVLEAYLPQIALIVFLALLPKLLLFLSKTEGIPAVSHAVRAASGKYFYFTVLNVFIGVTVGGTLFKTFKSIEKDPNSIVDVLANSLPGNATFFLTYVALQFFVGYGLELSRIVPLIIYHLKRKYLCKTEAELKEAWFPGDLGYGTRVPSDMLIVTIVFCYSCIAPLIIPFGVVYFALGWLILRNQALKVYVPAYESYGRMWPHMFLRLVAALLLYQITMLGYFGSKKFIYVGFLIPLPILSLIFVYICQKRFYKSFSDTALEVASRELKETPSMEHIFRSYIPLSLNSEKVDDDQFEDALSQASRSGSFVV from the exons ATGGATTTCGATTCGTTCTTGACGTCCTTGGGGACTtcgtttattatatttgtcgTTTTGATGTGCCTTTTCGCGTGGCTGTCGTCAAAACCCGGCAATACTGTGGTGTATTACCCGAACCGGATCTTGAAGGGTTTGGATCCATGGGAGGGTGGGTCCAGGACCCGGAACCCGTTTACTTGGATCAAGGAGGCTATGTCTTCTTCGGAGCAGGATGTTATTAACATGTCTGGATTGGATACTGCTGTGTACTTTGTTTTTATGAGCACTG TTTTGGGAATATTCGCCTTGTCTGGCATTATTCTGCTTCCGGCTCTTCTGCCAGTTGCTGCAACTGATGATAGTATCCAGGCAGCAGGCAAAAATACCACAAGCATAGGGACTTTCAATGACCTTGACAAGTTGTCTATGGGAAATATCACA GCAAAGAGTTCGAGGTTGTGGGCATTCCTTGTAGCTACCTACTGGGTTTCTTTTGTTACCTATTTCTTGTTGTGGAGGGGATACAAACATGTTTCTGAGCTGAGGGCTGATGCCCTAATGTCCCCTGAAGTGAGGCCTCAGCAATTTGCTGTTCTTGTAAGAGACTTGCCTGATCTTCCTAAACGTCAATCCAGAAAAGAACAGGTTGattcatattttaaagctATATATCCTGATACATTCTACAGATCGATGGTGGTCACTAATAACAAAGAG gctaataaaatttatgaagagTTGGAAGGGTACAAGAAGAAGCTTGCACGTGCAGAGGCAGTATATGCAGAATCAAAAAGCGCAGGCAAGCCAGAGGGAACAAGACCGACCATCAAAACTGGCTTCCTTGGGCTTCTTGGTAAAAGAGTAGATGCCATAGAATACTACAATGAAAAGATCAAGgaaataattccaaaattGGAAGCAGAACAAAAGATAACTCTCAAAGAGAAGCAGCTAGGTGCAGCTCTCGTCTTCTTCACCAGTAGGGTAGCTGCAGCTTCTGCAGCTCAGAGTCTTCATGCACAATTGGTTGACACATGGACCGTCTCAGATGCACCTGAATCCCGTGAACTAATTTGGAATAACCTTAATATCAAGTTCTTTCAGAGGCAAATACGACAGTATGTGGTTTATGTTATCGTGGCTCTGACCATTATGTTTTACATGATTCCAATTGGGCTTATCTCTGCATTAACAACCCTGGATAATCTGAAGAAAATTCTTCCATTTTTAAAGCCAGTTATAAATATTACTGCTCTTAAGACAGTGTTGGAAGCTTATCTTCCCCAAATTGCACTCATAGTGTTTTTGGCATTGTTACCGAAGCTTCTTCTGTTTCTATCCAAGACTGAGGGGATTCCTGCAGTGAGCCACGCAGTAAGAGCTGCCTCAGGGAAATATTTCTATTTCACTGTGTTGAATGTTTTTATTGGAGTCACAGTGGGTGGAACATTGTTCAAGACATTCAAGTCCATTGAGAAGGATCCAAACTCAATTGTTGACGTACTAGCAAATAGCCTACCTGGAAATGCAACTTTCTTCCTGACATATGTGGCTCTGCA GTTCTTTGTTGGCTATGGACTTGAGTTATCTCGAATAGTTCCTCTGATTATATATCATCTAAAGAGGAAGTATCTTTGCAAGACTGAAGCTGAACTAAAAGAAGCTTGGTTTCCTGGAGATCTTGGCTATGGAACTAGAGTTCCCAGTGATATGCTTATTGTCACAATTGTCTTCTGCTACTCTTGCATAGCTCCTTTGATCATCCCATTTGGTGTTGTATACTTTGCCCTTGGATGGCTTATCCTTAGGAATCAG GCACTTAAAGTTTATGTTCCAGCATATGAGAGCTATGGAAGAATGTGGCCACACATGTTTCTCCGCCTTGTCGCTGCCCTGCTACTGTACCAAATTACTATGCTTGGTTACTTTGGGTCGAAGAAATTCATTTATGTTGGATTCCTAATTCCACTTCCTATCTTGTCCTTGATCTTTGTCTATATTTGTCAAAAGAGATTCTATAAATCTTTCTCTGACACGGCTCTTGAAGTGGCTTCACGTGAATTGAAGGAAACCCCTAGCATGGAGCATATCTTCAGATCCTACATCCCACTAAGCTTGAACTCTGAGAAGGTCGATGACGATCAGTTTGAAGATGCTTTATCTCAAGCTTCCCGGTCAGGATCATTTGTTGTTTGA